A genomic region of Oncorhynchus mykiss isolate Arlee chromosome 2, USDA_OmykA_1.1, whole genome shotgun sequence contains the following coding sequences:
- the LOC118938275 gene encoding L-rhamnose-binding lectin CSL2-like isoform X1, translated as MLLVRLTAFTLLAAVCCTLPAAATRVVTCDNGENVQFLICDSGVIFIERALYGRTDGTTCREGRPANQLTNTQCSQTGTLEVLSQRCNGKQVCEVNTEVFRTSDPCVGIYKYLDTTYTCSPATRSITCEGSDAQLECDEGTIQIYSANYGRRDQLVCSFKRPANQLANTNCLSQSITTSKVAERCNGKIKCDVPASNSLYGDPCVGTYKYLEVAYTCG; from the exons ATGCTCCTTGTCAGACTGACTGCGTTCACCT TGCTGGCTGCAGTTTGCTGTACACTACCAGCTGCAG CGACGAGAGTGGTCACCTGTGACAATGGAGAAAACGTCCAGTTCCTGATCTGTG ATTCTGGAGTGATCTTCATTGAGAGAGCTCTGTATGGAAGGACTGACGGAACCACCTGCAGAGAAGGACGACCTGCCAACCAGCTGACCAACACACAGTGTTCACAGACGGGCACCCTGGAGGTCCTCTCACAGAG GTGCAATGGGAAACAGGTGTGTGAAGTGAACACTGAAGTCTTCCGTACTTCTGACCCCTGTGTTGGAATCTACAAATACCTGGATACCACCTACACCTGCAGCCCAGCAA CACGCAGCATCACGTGTGAAGGCTCTGATGCTCAACTAGAATGTG ATGAAGGAACGATCCAGATCTACAGTGCCAACTATGGCCGCCGTGACCAGCTAGTGTGTTCCTTTAAACGGCCCGCTAACCAACTAGCCAACACCAACTGCCTCAGCCAATCCATAACCACCAGTAAGGTGGCAGAGAG GTGTAATGGTAAGATCAAGTGTGACGTTCCGGCGTCCAACTCTCTGTATGGAGATCCATGTGTTGGAACCTACAAGTACCTAGAAGTGGCGTACACCTGTGGCTAA
- the LOC118938275 gene encoding L-rhamnose-binding lectin CSL2-like isoform X2: MLLVRLTAFTSTRVVTCDNGENVQFLICDSGVIFIERALYGRTDGTTCREGRPANQLTNTQCSQTGTLEVLSQRCNGKQVCEVNTEVFRTSDPCVGIYKYLDTTYTCSPATRSITCEGSDAQLECDEGTIQIYSANYGRRDQLVCSFKRPANQLANTNCLSQSITTSKVAERCNGKIKCDVPASNSLYGDPCVGTYKYLEVAYTCG; encoded by the exons ATGCTCCTTGTCAGACTGACTGCGTTCACCT CGACGAGAGTGGTCACCTGTGACAATGGAGAAAACGTCCAGTTCCTGATCTGTG ATTCTGGAGTGATCTTCATTGAGAGAGCTCTGTATGGAAGGACTGACGGAACCACCTGCAGAGAAGGACGACCTGCCAACCAGCTGACCAACACACAGTGTTCACAGACGGGCACCCTGGAGGTCCTCTCACAGAG GTGCAATGGGAAACAGGTGTGTGAAGTGAACACTGAAGTCTTCCGTACTTCTGACCCCTGTGTTGGAATCTACAAATACCTGGATACCACCTACACCTGCAGCCCAGCAA CACGCAGCATCACGTGTGAAGGCTCTGATGCTCAACTAGAATGTG ATGAAGGAACGATCCAGATCTACAGTGCCAACTATGGCCGCCGTGACCAGCTAGTGTGTTCCTTTAAACGGCCCGCTAACCAACTAGCCAACACCAACTGCCTCAGCCAATCCATAACCACCAGTAAGGTGGCAGAGAG GTGTAATGGTAAGATCAAGTGTGACGTTCCGGCGTCCAACTCTCTGTATGGAGATCCATGTGTTGGAACCTACAAGTACCTAGAAGTGGCGTACACCTGTGGCTAA
- the LOC110520830 gene encoding L-rhamnose-binding lectin CSL2 isoform X1 — MLLVRLTAFTLLAAVCCTLPAAATRLVTCDNGENVQFLICDSGVIFIERALYGRTDGTTCREGRPANQLTNTQCSQTGTLEVLSQRCNGKQVCEVNTEVFRTSDPCVGIYKYLDTTYTCSPATRSITCEGSDAQLECDEGTIQIHSANYGRRDQLVCSFNRPANQLANTNCLSQSTTASKVAKRCNGKSQCDVPVSNSLYGDPCVGTYKYLDVAYTCG, encoded by the exons ATGCTCCTTGTCAGACTGACTGCGTTCACCT TGCTGGCTGCAGTTTGCTGTACACTACCAGCTGCAG CGACGAGATTGGTCACTTGTGACAATGGAGAAAACGTCCAGTTCCTGATCTGTG ATTCTGGAGTGATCTTCATTGAGAGAGCTCTGTATGGAAGGACTGACGGAACCACCTGCAGAGAAGGACGACCTGCCAACCAGCTGACCAACACACAGTGTTCACAGACGGGCACCCTGGAGGTCCTCTCACAGAG GTGCAATGGGAAACAGGTGTGTGAAGTGAACACTGAAGTCTTCCGTACTTCTGACCCCTGTGTTGGAATCTACAAATACCTGGATACCACCTACACCTGCAGCCCAGCAA CACGCAGCATCACGTGTGAAGGCTCTGATGCTCAACTAGAATGTG ATGAAGGTACGATCCAGATCCACAGTGCCAACTATGGCCGCCGTGACCAGCTAGTGTGTTCCTTTAATCGGCCCGCTAACCAACTAGCCAACACCAACTGCCTCAGCCAATCCACCACTGCCAGTAAGGTGGCAAAGAG GTGTAATGGGAAGAGCCAGTGTGACGTCCCGGTGTCCAACTCTCTGTATGGAGATCCCTGTGTAGGAACCTACAAGTACCTGGATGTGGCGTACACCTGTGGCTAA
- the LOC118938275 gene encoding L-rhamnose-binding lectin CSL2-like isoform X3, which translates to MLLVRLTAFTLLAAVCCTLPAAATRVVTCDNGENVQFLICDSGVIFIERALYGRTDGTTCREGRPANQLTNTQCSQTGTLEVLSQRCNGKQVCEVNTEVFRTSDPCVGIYKYLDTTYTCSPATRSITCEGSDAQLECDEGTIQIYSANYGRRDQLVCSFKRPANQLANTNCLSQSITTSKVAERCNGDLL; encoded by the exons ATGCTCCTTGTCAGACTGACTGCGTTCACCT TGCTGGCTGCAGTTTGCTGTACACTACCAGCTGCAG CGACGAGAGTGGTCACCTGTGACAATGGAGAAAACGTCCAGTTCCTGATCTGTG ATTCTGGAGTGATCTTCATTGAGAGAGCTCTGTATGGAAGGACTGACGGAACCACCTGCAGAGAAGGACGACCTGCCAACCAGCTGACCAACACACAGTGTTCACAGACGGGCACCCTGGAGGTCCTCTCACAGAG GTGCAATGGGAAACAGGTGTGTGAAGTGAACACTGAAGTCTTCCGTACTTCTGACCCCTGTGTTGGAATCTACAAATACCTGGATACCACCTACACCTGCAGCCCAGCAA CACGCAGCATCACGTGTGAAGGCTCTGATGCTCAACTAGAATGTG ATGAAGGAACGATCCAGATCTACAGTGCCAACTATGGCCGCCGTGACCAGCTAGTGTGTTCCTTTAAACGGCCCGCTAACCAACTAGCCAACACCAACTGCCTCAGCCAATCCATAACCACCAGTAAGGTGGCAGAGAG GTGTAATG GAGATCTTCTCTGA
- the LOC110520830 gene encoding L-rhamnose-binding lectin CSL2 isoform X2, translating to MLLVRLTAFTLLAAVCCTLPAAATRLVTCDNGENVQFLICDSGVIFIERALYGRTDGTTCREGRPANQLTNTQCSQTGTLEVLSQRCNGKQVCEVNTEVFRTSDPCVGIYKYLDTTYTCSPATRSITCEGSDVQLECDEGTIQIHSANYGRRDQLVCSFNRPANQLANTNCLSQSTTASKVAKRCNGKSQCDVPVSNSLYGDPCVGTYKYLDVAYTCG from the exons ATGCTCCTTGTCAGACTGACTGCGTTCACCT TGCTGGCTGCAGTTTGCTGTACACTACCAGCTGCAG CGACGAGATTGGTCACTTGTGACAATGGAGAAAACGTCCAGTTCCTGATCTGTG ATTCTGGAGTGATCTTCATTGAGAGAGCTCTGTATGGAAGGACTGACGGAACCACCTGCAGAGAAGGACGACCTGCCAACCAGCTGACCAACACACAGTGTTCACAGACGGGCACCCTGGAGGTCCTCTCACAGAG GTGCAATGGGAAACAGGTGTGTGAAGTGAACACTGAAGTCTTCCGTACTTCTGACCCCTGTGTTGGAATCTACAAATACCTGGATACCACCTACACCTGCAGCCCAGCAA CACGCAGCATCACGTGTGAAG GCTCTGATGTTCAACTAGAATGTG ATGAAGGTACGATCCAGATCCACAGTGCCAACTATGGCCGCCGTGACCAGCTAGTGTGTTCCTTTAATCGGCCCGCTAACCAACTAGCCAACACCAACTGCCTCAGCCAATCCACCACTGCCAGTAAGGTGGCAAAGAG GTGTAATGGGAAGAGCCAGTGTGACGTCCCGGTGTCCAACTCTCTGTATGGAGATCCCTGTGTAGGAACCTACAAGTACCTGGATGTGGCGTACACCTGTGGCTAA